In Fusobacterium periodonticum ATCC 33693, the following are encoded in one genomic region:
- a CDS encoding heavy metal translocating P-type ATPase: protein MKNDNLLACEIVHRIRGRIRIKSKAFKYIGTSLKSEIEKQLVQVKYIESVEISLITGTILIYFEDVSLSEQNLINLIQNTLNSHIFEICKNEKIEKSSKYVIERKLQEETPGEIIKKIITTAGLLGYNLFFKSKQEVMATGIRRFLNYNTLSTLALAMPVLKNGINSLVKNKRPNADTLSSSAIISSILLGKESAALTIMFLEEVSELLTVYTMEKTRGAIKDMLSVGESYVWKEISEDNVKRVPIEEIQKDDIIVVQTGEKISVDGKIIKGEALIDQSSITGEYMPLKKGEGETVYAGTIVKNGNISILAEKVGDDRTVSRIIKLVEDANFNKADIQNYADTFSAQLIPLNFILAGIVYASTRSITKAMSMLVIDYSCGIRLSTAVAFSAAINTAAKNGILVKGSNFIEELSKAETVIFDKTGTITEGKPKVQSIEVFDNDMSENEMIGLAGAAEEQSSHPLATAIMTEIKDRGIEIPKHSKIKTVVSRGVETKVGKGKEAKVIRVGSKKYMLENNVNLTAAMDAERGIISRGEIGLYISQDDKIIGLIGVSDPPRENIKKAINRLRNYGVDDIVLLTGDLRQQAETIASRMSIDRYESELLPEDKAKNILKFQSKGSNVIMIGDGVNDAPALSYANVGVALGSTRTDVAMEAADITITQDNPLLVPGVIGLSKNTVKTIKENFAMVIGLNTFALVLGATGILAPIYASVLHNSTTILVVLNSLKLLKYDIKTN, encoded by the coding sequence ATGAAAAATGATAATTTACTCGCTTGTGAAATTGTACACAGAATAAGAGGAAGAATTCGTATAAAAAGCAAAGCTTTTAAATATATTGGAACTTCTTTGAAATCTGAAATTGAAAAACAATTAGTGCAAGTAAAATATATAGAAAGTGTAGAGATAAGTTTAATAACAGGTACCATCCTTATATATTTTGAAGATGTTTCTTTAAGTGAGCAAAATTTAATAAACTTAATACAAAATACACTTAACTCGCATATATTTGAAATATGTAAAAATGAGAAGATTGAAAAATCATCTAAGTATGTAATTGAAAGAAAATTACAAGAAGAAACTCCTGGTGAAATTATAAAGAAAATTATTACAACTGCTGGACTTTTAGGATATAATTTGTTCTTTAAGTCAAAACAAGAAGTTATGGCAACAGGAATTAGAAGATTTTTAAATTACAATACTCTATCTACTTTAGCTCTTGCTATGCCTGTATTGAAAAATGGTATTAATTCTCTTGTTAAAAATAAAAGACCTAATGCAGATACTTTAAGTTCAAGTGCGATAATAAGTAGTATTCTTCTTGGAAAAGAAAGTGCAGCATTAACTATAATGTTCTTAGAAGAAGTATCAGAACTTTTAACAGTTTACACTATGGAAAAAACTCGTGGAGCCATCAAAGATATGTTAAGCGTTGGAGAAAGTTATGTTTGGAAAGAAATTTCTGAAGATAATGTAAAAAGAGTTCCAATAGAAGAAATCCAAAAAGATGATATTATAGTGGTTCAAACTGGAGAAAAAATAAGTGTTGACGGTAAGATAATAAAAGGTGAAGCATTGATAGACCAATCTTCAATAACAGGTGAATATATGCCATTGAAGAAGGGTGAAGGTGAGACTGTCTATGCAGGAACTATAGTTAAAAATGGAAATATAAGTATATTAGCTGAAAAAGTTGGAGATGACAGAACTGTTTCAAGAATTATAAAACTTGTTGAAGATGCAAACTTCAATAAAGCTGATATACAAAATTATGCTGATACTTTCTCAGCTCAATTAATTCCATTGAACTTTATTTTAGCAGGAATAGTATATGCAAGTACAAGAAGCATAACTAAGGCTATGAGTATGCTTGTTATTGATTATTCTTGTGGAATTAGACTATCAACAGCAGTTGCTTTCTCAGCTGCAATAAACACAGCTGCTAAGAATGGTATATTAGTAAAAGGAAGTAACTTTATAGAAGAATTATCAAAGGCAGAAACTGTAATATTTGATAAGACAGGAACTATTACTGAAGGGAAACCAAAGGTACAAAGTATAGAAGTTTTTGATAATGATATGTCTGAAAATGAAATGATAGGACTTGCTGGAGCAGCTGAAGAGCAATCTTCACATCCACTTGCGACTGCAATAATGACAGAAATTAAAGATAGAGGAATAGAAATTCCTAAACACAGTAAGATAAAAACTGTTGTAAGTCGTGGAGTTGAAACAAAGGTAGGTAAAGGAAAAGAAGCCAAGGTTATAAGAGTAGGAAGTAAGAAATACATGCTTGAAAATAATGTTAATCTGACAGCAGCAATGGATGCTGAAAGAGGTATTATTTCAAGAGGAGAAATAGGACTTTATATATCACAAGACGATAAAATTATAGGTCTTATTGGAGTTTCTGATCCACCTAGAGAAAATATTAAAAAAGCTATAAACAGACTTAGAAATTATGGAGTTGATGATATAGTTCTATTGACAGGAGATTTAAGACAACAAGCAGAAACAATTGCTTCAAGAATGTCAATAGATAGATATGAATCTGAATTACTTCCTGAAGACAAGGCAAAAAATATCTTAAAATTCCAATCAAAAGGTTCTAATGTAATTATGATAGGTGATGGAGTAAATGATGCCCCTGCTCTATCATATGCAAATGTTGGAGTTGCATTAGGAAGTACAAGAACTGATGTGGCAATGGAGGCAGCGGATATAACTATTACACAAGATAACCCTCTTTTAGTTCCAGGAGTAATTGGACTATCTAAGAATACAGTCAAGACTATAAAAGAAAACTTTGCTATGGTTATTG
- a CDS encoding HMA2 domain-containing protein, whose product MFKDLLKKTYLMFNKVKVVHSIPGRIRLLIPSLDKFPEEMKKHEHYISAIIKLKTGIKSIEYSYLTSKILIEYDKEKLKEQDIVDWLNKIWKIIVDNEEVYHGMSVDEVEKNVKRFYEMLKAELEGRK is encoded by the coding sequence ATGTTTAAAGATCTATTAAAGAAAACTTATTTAATGTTCAACAAGGTAAAAGTTGTTCATAGTATTCCTGGAAGAATAAGACTTCTTATACCTTCACTTGATAAATTCCCAGAAGAAATGAAAAAGCATGAGCATTATATAAGTGCCATAATAAAATTAAAAACTGGGATAAAATCTATTGAATATTCTTATCTAACAAGTAAAATATTAATAGAATATGATAAAGAAAAATTAAAAGAACAAGATATAGTTGATTGGTTAAACAAGATTTGGAAAATCATAGTTGATAATGAAGAAGTTTATCACGGTATGTCAGTTGATGAAGTAGAAAAAAATGTAAAAAGATTCTATGAAATGTTAAAGGCTGAATTAGAAGGGAGAAAATAA
- a CDS encoding HMA2 domain-containing protein, which translates to MKKNMLLPNFYGIFEVKSATKNRLRMEIEKLKNNRAEIENLKENLKKIEIIKNFKVVESLGSLTVEFDDKEIDTQFMVGIILKLLNLDEELLKGREAKAKTLFKNIAKIADITIYNKTKGLFDTKTLLGTGLLIYGLKKFKADMILPGGATLIWWSYRLLSKKIIVRG; encoded by the coding sequence ATGAAAAAAAATATGTTATTACCTAATTTTTATGGCATTTTTGAAGTAAAAAGTGCTACTAAAAATAGACTTAGAATGGAAATAGAAAAGTTAAAAAACAATAGAGCTGAGATTGAAAACTTAAAAGAAAATCTGAAAAAGATAGAAATTATTAAAAACTTTAAAGTGGTTGAGAGTCTTGGAAGTTTGACAGTTGAATTTGATGATAAAGAAATTGATACTCAATTCATGGTAGGAATAATTCTTAAACTATTAAATCTAGATGAGGAACTTTTAAAAGGAAGGGAAGCTAAAGCTAAAACTTTATTTAAAAACATAGCTAAAATAGCTGATATAACTATATATAATAAAACAAAAGGTTTATTTGATACCAAGACTTTATTGGGAACAGGTCTTTTAATATATGGATTAAAGAAATTTAAAGCTGATATGATATTACCAGGTGGAGCAACATTAATTTGGTGGTCATATAGACTTCTATCAAAAAAAATCATAGTAAGGGGGTAA
- a CDS encoding Abi family protein: MSCNEIHLSYEEQLNRFISRGMLVKNKTKALERLKHISYYKIKQFSTFFMDNNGNYRKNTSFEAVIQNFYFDKNLRMEFLKCSEKIELSIKNKIAYLLGIKYGAFGYLNFSSWCDRTKPKEEIQNEELKFKKKILKKMKLFSDNSIIKDFVINNPKEPYLSIWRLSEVLTFGEALYLFEMMSQKNKVSIARNYNLKVDEFTSYANNIKLVRNLCAHNMSIIHLRLRTIPKINIDFSNILNRYDRIFTSLLIIIYFTKNINPNYKFKTLYHIVCQLIKRNKVAKIYGIKNYKLLKKYIKT; encoded by the coding sequence ATGAGTTGTAATGAGATTCATTTAAGCTATGAAGAACAATTAAATAGATTTATAAGTAGAGGAATGCTTGTTAAAAATAAAACAAAGGCTCTTGAAAGATTAAAACATATAAGTTATTATAAAATTAAACAGTTTTCTACATTTTTTATGGATAATAATGGAAATTATAGGAAAAATACTTCTTTTGAAGCAGTAATACAAAATTTTTATTTTGATAAAAATTTAAGAATGGAATTTTTAAAATGCTCAGAAAAAATAGAATTATCAATAAAAAATAAAATTGCATATCTTTTAGGAATTAAATATGGAGCATTTGGCTATTTAAACTTTTCAAGTTGGTGTGATAGGACTAAACCTAAGGAAGAAATCCAAAATGAAGAGTTAAAGTTTAAAAAGAAAATTCTAAAGAAAATGAAATTATTTTCAGATAATTCTATTATTAAAGATTTTGTTATAAATAATCCAAAAGAACCTTATTTAAGTATTTGGAGACTGTCAGAAGTGCTGACCTTTGGAGAAGCATTATATCTTTTTGAAATGATGTCACAAAAAAATAAAGTATCTATTGCTCGAAATTATAATCTTAAAGTTGATGAATTTACCTCTTATGCAAACAATATAAAATTAGTTAGAAACTTATGTGCTCATAATATGTCTATCATTCATCTAAGATTGAGAACGATTCCTAAAATAAATATTGATTTTTCAAATATATTAAATAGATATGATAGAATATTTACTTCATTATTAATAATAATTTATTTCACAAAGAATATAAATCCTAACTATAAATTTAAAACACTATATCATATAGTATGTCAACTAATTAAAAGAAATAAAGTAGCTAAAATATATGGAATTAAAAATTATAAGTTATTAAAGAAATACATTAAAACTTAA
- the cas6 gene encoding CRISPR-associated endoribonuclease Cas6, whose product MRFILNFELDTVIIPVEIRRTVISFFKKSLTEAHDSKYYPEFFTGTQIKDYSFSVIFPLDKYLEEEIYLKKPEMKVIVSCPEKNNIGFLLVNVFLSQRNKKFPLPKNTHMILKDIRIIEEKTLRGEKAIFQTTIGGGIVVRDHNKEKNKDIYYSVGDEKFEEVLNWLMKERFKRLGYPEDIFKDFSCKLLQGRKIIVKHFDLKFPITTGRFKIKAPKILLEEIYRTGMGSRLSQGFGLLEYLGGEIKDEV is encoded by the coding sequence ATGAGATTTATTTTAAACTTTGAATTAGATACTGTGATAATTCCAGTTGAAATTAGAAGAACTGTCATAAGTTTCTTTAAGAAATCTTTAACAGAAGCACATGACTCAAAATATTATCCAGAATTTTTTACAGGAACTCAAATAAAAGATTATTCATTTTCTGTAATATTTCCTTTGGATAAATATCTTGAAGAAGAAATTTATTTAAAAAAGCCTGAAATGAAAGTCATAGTATCTTGTCCTGAAAAAAATAATATAGGCTTCTTATTGGTAAATGTATTTTTATCACAAAGAAATAAAAAATTTCCTTTACCTAAGAATACCCATATGATTTTAAAAGACATTAGGATAATTGAAGAAAAAACTCTTAGAGGAGAGAAGGCTATTTTTCAGACTACAATAGGAGGAGGAATTGTAGTAAGAGATCATAATAAAGAAAAGAATAAAGATATCTACTATTCAGTTGGTGATGAAAAATTTGAAGAGGTTTTAAACTGGCTTATGAAGGAAAGATTTAAAAGATTAGGATACCCTGAAGATATTTTTAAAGATTTTAGTTGTAAATTGCTACAAGGTCGAAAAATAATTGTTAAACATTTTGACCTAAAATTCCCTATAACAACTGGAAGATTTAAAATAAAAGCTCCTAAAATTTTATTAGAAGAAATCTATAGAACAGGCATGGGTAGTCGTTTGTCTCAAGGTTTTGGACTTTTAGAGTATTTAGGTGGTGAGATTAAAGATGAAGTATGA
- the cas8a1 gene encoding type I CRISPR-associated protein Cas8a1/Csx8, which yields MKYDIDKNEYGFDTAISASDWKYSAAITGLIYYFKELEKNYEIKSLTIDKITDSYLLYNKEDINEESYLDFIEKFFSKYSEDTLAHKKLENQLKYTKEFTPEIIKSIKENMSANTVLKKIFLKIKFDGTNKEEILKLLNENRYLIIKETFRNKKDLYDNYCQTSRLLEKGDNSPCRLKGYYFDPGRKSKATGYNFTSNSVDYFDDEIFDFIPFAFTGNSFETIFLNDNLDLELLENMNYKLREYFSEEKERGTEEIKKFKQEKAIKEKRNEEIEENLTSIPLKKIFLNILRKKSDYIKYGMEIIYKNRDKEYFETWYLRNDSIEVLKIVEDFSKLDIRIKITDKYYFNLLDEIFSAILNLSLLTNSIMYLLKDRENFIKPDTSKENLSKFFKYNYAIEQLIKVNQIIRNGGKEMDKNLKASIKACASEVVRKFIKDNSLNKLASYRQKLLSSVVAKNHKRILDVLTQLSVYSGVYFSFAFDYIENQTQNEDIIHYFILELDQNRLKNKENEDKE from the coding sequence ATGAAGTATGATATTGATAAAAATGAATATGGCTTTGATACTGCAATATCTGCTTCTGATTGGAAATATTCAGCAGCTATTACAGGATTAATTTATTACTTTAAAGAATTAGAAAAGAACTATGAAATAAAAAGCTTAACTATCGATAAAATCACTGATAGCTACTTACTATACAATAAAGAAGATATCAATGAAGAAAGTTATTTAGATTTTATTGAGAAATTTTTTTCAAAATATTCAGAAGACACATTAGCACATAAAAAATTAGAAAATCAATTAAAATACACAAAAGAATTTACCCCAGAAATTATAAAAAGTATAAAAGAAAATATGTCTGCCAACACTGTTTTAAAAAAAATATTTTTAAAAATAAAATTTGATGGAACAAACAAAGAAGAAATATTAAAGTTACTTAATGAAAATAGATATTTAATAATAAAAGAAACTTTTAGAAATAAAAAAGATTTATATGATAATTATTGTCAAACAAGTAGACTTTTAGAAAAAGGAGATAATAGTCCTTGTAGGCTTAAAGGTTATTATTTTGACCCTGGTAGGAAATCTAAGGCAACGGGATATAATTTTACTTCTAATAGTGTAGATTATTTTGATGATGAAATTTTTGATTTTATACCATTTGCTTTTACTGGAAATTCTTTTGAAACTATCTTTCTAAATGATAATCTAGATTTAGAACTACTAGAAAATATGAATTATAAATTAAGAGAATATTTTTCTGAGGAAAAGGAAAGAGGAACTGAAGAAATAAAAAAATTTAAGCAAGAAAAGGCAATTAAAGAGAAGAGAAATGAAGAAATAGAGGAAAATTTAACTTCCATACCTTTGAAAAAAATTTTCTTAAATATCTTAAGAAAAAAAAGTGACTATATCAAATATGGAATGGAAATAATCTATAAAAATAGAGATAAAGAGTATTTTGAAACTTGGTATTTGAGGAATGATAGTATAGAAGTATTAAAAATAGTTGAAGATTTTTCAAAATTAGATATTAGAATAAAAATTACTGATAAATATTACTTTAATCTTCTTGATGAGATATTTTCAGCTATTTTAAATCTAAGCTTATTAACAAATAGTATCATGTATTTATTAAAAGATAGAGAAAATTTTATAAAACCAGATACTTCCAAGGAAAACTTATCGAAATTTTTTAAATATAACTATGCTATTGAACAATTAATTAAAGTAAATCAAATAATAAGAAACGGGGGAAAAGAAATGGATAAAAACTTAAAGGCTTCTATAAAAGCTTGTGCAAGCGAAGTTGTAAGAAAATTTATAAAAGATAATTCTTTAAATAAATTAGCATCATATAGACAAAAACTTTTAAGTTCTGTTGTTGCTAAAAACCATAAAAGAATTTTAGATGTGTTAACACAATTATCAGTGTATTCAGGGGTATATTTTAGCTTTGCTTTTGATTATATAGAAAATCAAACTCAAAATGAAGATATAATACACTATTTCATTTTAGAATTAGATCAAAATAGATTAAAAAATAAAGAAAATGAGGATAAAGAATAG
- the cas7i gene encoding type I-B CRISPR-associated protein Cas7/Cst2/DevR, which translates to MKKNALTLTVVANMTSNYSEGLGNISSVQKIYRDRNVYAIRSRESLKNAIMVQSGMYEDLETEANGATQKKVDENLNATNCRALEGGYMNTKESTYVRNSSFYLTDAISTESFINETRFHNNLYLATNYANANNLNVQKDAGKVGLMPYQYEYEKSLKVYSLTIDLEKVGKDPNFPDKEADNKEKFERVKSILEAIENLSLVVKGNLDNAEPVFAIGGLSLRKTHYFENVVRVEQGALVLGEALKEKKEDGFSCALLKGDIFTNEAEIVKELQPASMREFFKSLIEDVKNYYGA; encoded by the coding sequence ATGAAAAAAAACGCATTAACATTAACTGTAGTGGCAAATATGACATCAAATTATTCAGAAGGATTAGGAAATATTTCAAGTGTTCAAAAGATTTATAGAGATAGAAATGTGTATGCTATCCGTAGTCGTGAAAGTTTAAAAAATGCAATTATGGTACAAAGTGGAATGTATGAAGACTTAGAAACTGAAGCAAATGGAGCTACACAAAAAAAAGTTGATGAAAATTTAAATGCTACAAACTGTCGTGCCTTAGAAGGTGGATATATGAATACAAAAGAAAGTACTTATGTAAGAAACAGTTCTTTCTATCTAACAGATGCAATTTCAACAGAAAGCTTTATAAATGAAACTCGTTTTCATAATAACCTATATTTAGCAACTAACTATGCAAATGCTAATAATTTAAATGTTCAAAAAGATGCTGGTAAAGTTGGTCTAATGCCTTACCAATATGAATATGAAAAATCATTAAAAGTATATAGTTTAACAATAGATTTAGAAAAAGTGGGAAAAGATCCTAATTTCCCTGATAAAGAAGCAGATAACAAAGAAAAATTTGAAAGAGTAAAATCTATTCTAGAAGCTATTGAAAACTTAAGCTTAGTAGTTAAAGGAAACTTAGATAATGCTGAACCTGTTTTTGCTATTGGAGGTTTATCTTTAAGAAAAACTCACTATTTTGAAAATGTAGTTAGAGTTGAACAAGGAGCATTAGTTTTAGGAGAAGCATTAAAAGAAAAGAAAGAAGATGGCTTTAGTTGTGCCTTGTTAAAAGGAGATATTTTTACAAATGAAGCTGAAATAGTAAAAGAATTACAACCAGCATCTATGAGAGAATTTTTTAAATCTTTAATTGAAGATGTAAAAAATTATTATGGAGCATAG
- the cas5 gene encoding CRISPR-associated protein Cas5, which produces MEALRIILKQSSANYRKAGTIDNKMTYPLPIPSTIIGALHNICGYSEYHSMDISIQGKFTSLSRKVYTDYCFLNSALDDRGNLIKVVDPNAFSGAFVKVASAKKSQGNSFKDRITIQVHNEELLQEYCDLKEKSKEIEEIKNSEYKKKLEEFKALKKEIADKKKKEDKKSEVFKQLSDEEKKVKLEEEKYKEEFKKFEYENYTKPYSHFQNLVTSLKSYEVLNDIFLILHIKADEETLKDIENNIFNLQSLGRSEDFVEVIECKIVELQEVEDIIESNFSMYINAKDFYEEKIFTETVDGDHGSGGTKYYLDKNYKITKGKREFKKVPVIYSTRVQAEESSENVKVDFYNGEAILVNFI; this is translated from the coding sequence ATGGAAGCCTTAAGAATTATCTTAAAACAAAGTTCAGCAAATTACAGAAAAGCTGGAACAATTGATAATAAAATGACTTATCCTTTACCTATACCATCAACAATAATAGGTGCATTACACAATATATGTGGATATTCAGAATATCATTCTATGGATATAAGCATACAGGGTAAATTTACTTCTCTATCAAGAAAGGTCTATACTGATTATTGTTTTTTAAACTCAGCTTTAGATGACAGAGGAAATTTAATAAAAGTAGTAGATCCTAATGCATTCTCAGGAGCATTTGTAAAAGTTGCTTCAGCTAAAAAAAGTCAAGGAAATAGTTTTAAAGATAGAATCACTATTCAGGTTCACAATGAAGAATTGCTACAAGAATACTGTGATTTAAAGGAGAAAAGTAAAGAAATAGAGGAAATAAAAAATAGTGAATATAAAAAGAAACTAGAAGAATTCAAAGCTTTAAAAAAGGAAATAGCTGATAAAAAGAAAAAAGAAGATAAAAAATCAGAAGTATTTAAACAACTTTCTGATGAAGAAAAGAAAGTAAAACTTGAAGAAGAAAAATATAAGGAAGAGTTTAAAAAATTTGAATATGAAAACTATACTAAACCTTATAGTCATTTTCAAAATCTTGTTACCTCTTTAAAAAGTTATGAAGTTTTGAATGATATTTTTCTAATTTTACATATAAAAGCTGATGAAGAAACTTTAAAAGACATAGAAAACAATATTTTCAATCTACAATCTTTAGGAAGAAGTGAAGACTTTGTTGAAGTCATTGAATGCAAAATTGTTGAATTACAAGAAGTAGAAGATATTATTGAAAGTAATTTTTCCATGTATATAAATGCAAAAGATTTTTATGAAGAAAAGATTTTTACAGAAACTGTTGATGGAGATCATGGCTCTGGTGGAACAAAATATTACTTAGATAAAAATTATAAGATAACAAAAGGAAAAAGAGAATTTAAAAAAGTTCCAGTAATCTATTCAACAAGAGTACAAGCTGAGGAAAGTAGTGAGAATGTAAAAGTTGATTTTTATAATGGGGAAGCTATTTTAGTTAATTTTATATAA
- a CDS encoding CRISPR-associated helicase/endonuclease Cas3 — translation MENYKINPKLKVYEDIKNIYYAKPDKTLAQHNEELHIQKKKLIDLGYVDDDKIIELLEYSIEFHDIGKINPEFQVRVKENKKFDTSKEVAHNILSIHFIDKKDYDDKNDFESIAYAVFYHHRFGNGDNDSIRADENTKKIIENLLSKLEEKGIKVIKKISPSLKLPNLHTDRNLKLLGLLMKCDHSASGGYQIEYPNHFLELALNKLLNEFKEKDKSADWNNMQKFCKENSDKNIIAIADTGMGKTEGGFLWGGNNKIFFVLPLRTAINAMYKRFNEVIIKGENKEERVGLLHSNSLEYYLNNKKELVIDDKDEKEMDILEYNKRGKHLSLPVTICTPDQIFNFILKYKGYESKLATLSYSKIILDEMQMYDASLLAAVIFGITKIIEMGGKIAIVTATFPPIIEYFLNKYLMKDNKNVIKDLDKTDKVVEEPIFIKKKFTNNEKIRHNIVLIDEEIGIEQILWQFKKNRNKKKSSNKILVICNTIKKAQEIYLKLKEYSDLENKINMLHSNFIREDRESKEKEILDFGRTDFNGEGIWISTSLVEASLDIDFDYLFTELQDLNSLFQRFGRCNRKGKKSVDETNCFIYLKIEDKYLKEKDSRYGFIDKDIYENSKKGLENYCKVVSKNELDNSKDYSELFKHYSKKITEGEKITLIKENLSFENLKDSPFVDEFEKAYDKYQRVLNSDKNSQDALKLRDIQSVTVIPYNIYEENEELIKELIKKIEDANLGLEERQKAKTEVLKKTLSIQYYQLSKYIGEILKGKADPNKYKSESINKFEKITIMEADYDKELGFRAKDFKDGLPTYEFI, via the coding sequence ATGGAGAATTATAAGATAAATCCTAAATTAAAAGTATATGAAGATATAAAAAATATTTATTATGCAAAACCAGATAAAACCTTGGCACAACATAATGAAGAGTTACATATTCAAAAGAAAAAATTAATTGATTTAGGATATGTTGATGATGATAAAATAATAGAATTATTAGAATATTCAATAGAATTTCACGATATAGGTAAAATAAATCCCGAATTTCAAGTAAGAGTAAAAGAAAATAAAAAATTTGATACAAGTAAAGAAGTAGCACATAATATTTTATCTATTCATTTTATTGATAAAAAAGATTATGATGATAAAAATGACTTTGAATCAATAGCTTATGCTGTTTTTTATCATCATAGATTTGGAAATGGAGATAATGATAGTATAAGAGCTGATGAAAATACTAAAAAAATAATAGAAAATCTTTTATCTAAACTTGAAGAAAAAGGGATAAAAGTTATCAAAAAAATATCTCCATCTTTAAAACTTCCTAATTTACATACTGATAGAAATTTGAAATTATTAGGTTTACTTATGAAATGTGATCACTCAGCTAGTGGTGGATATCAAATTGAATATCCAAATCACTTTTTAGAACTTGCTCTAAATAAGTTATTAAATGAATTTAAAGAAAAAGATAAATCAGCTGATTGGAATAATATGCAAAAATTTTGTAAAGAAAATAGTGATAAAAATATAATTGCAATAGCAGATACAGGAATGGGCAAAACTGAAGGTGGCTTTCTTTGGGGAGGAAATAATAAGATATTTTTTGTTCTTCCTCTTAGAACAGCTATTAATGCAATGTATAAAAGATTTAATGAAGTTATAATAAAAGGAGAAAACAAAGAAGAAAGAGTAGGTCTACTGCATTCAAATTCTCTTGAATATTATTTGAATAATAAAAAAGAACTAGTAATTGATGATAAAGATGAGAAAGAAATGGATATTTTAGAATATAATAAAAGAGGTAAACATTTATCTCTACCTGTAACTATCTGTACACCTGATCAAATATTTAACTTTATTCTAAAATATAAGGGCTATGAAAGTAAATTAGCAACTCTTTCTTATTCTAAAATAATTTTAGATGAAATGCAGATGTATGATGCAAGTTTGCTTGCTGCTGTAATCTTTGGAATTACTAAAATTATAGAAATGGGAGGTAAAATTGCTATTGTAACAGCTACTTTTCCTCCAATAATTGAATATTTTTTAAATAAATATTTGATGAAAGATAATAAAAATGTAATAAAAGATTTAGATAAAACTGATAAAGTAGTTGAAGAACCAATATTTATAAAAAAGAAATTTACTAACAATGAAAAAATAAGACATAATATAGTTCTTATTGATGAAGAAATTGGAATAGAACAAATTTTATGGCAATTTAAAAAAAATAGAAATAAAAAGAAATCATCTAATAAAATTTTAGTTATCTGTAATACTATAAAAAAAGCACAAGAAATTTATCTAAAATTAAAAGAATACTCTGACTTAGAAAACAAAATCAATATGCTACACTCTAATTTTATTCGTGAAGATAGAGAAAGTAAAGAAAAAGAAATTTTAGATTTCGGAAGAACTGATTTTAATGGTGAAGGAATCTGGATATCAACTTCACTTGTCGAAGCTTCTCTAGATATCGACTTCGACTACTTATTTACAGAATTACAAGATTTAAATTCGTTATTTCAAAGATTTGGAAGATGTAATCGTAAAGGAAAAAAATCAGTAGATGAAACTAACTGTTTTATCTATTTAAAAATTGAAGATAAATATTTAAAAGAAAAGGACTCAAGGTATGGATTTATAGATAAAGATATCTATGAAAATTCTAAAAAAGGGCTAGAAAATTATTGCAAAGTTGTATCTAAAAATGAATTAGACAATTCTAAAGATTATAGTGAATTATTTAAACATTATTCAAAAAAAATTACAGAAGGAGAAAAGATTACATTAATTAAAGAAAACTTAAGTTTTGAAAATTTAAAAGATAGTCCTTTTGTTGATGAATTTGAAAAAGCTTATGATAAATATCAAAGAGTTTTAAATAGTGATAAAAATTCACAAGATGCTTTAAAACTTAGAGATATCCAAAGTGTTACTGTAATTCCATACAATATTTATGAAGAAAATGAAGAACTTATAAAAGAGCTTATTAAAAAAATAGAGGATGCAAATTTAGGTTTAGAAGAAAGACAAAAAGCTAAAACTGAAGTCTTAAAAAAAACTCTTTCAATTCAATATTATCAATTAAGTAAATATATAGGAGAAATTTTAAAAGGAAAAGCTGATCCCAATAAATATAAGTCAGAGTCTATAAATAAATTTGAAAAAATAACAATTATGGAAGCTGACTACGATAAAGAATTAGGTTTTCGTGCAAAAGATTTCAAAGATGGACTTCCAACATATGAATTTATCTAA